In Sphingobium sp. Z007, one DNA window encodes the following:
- a CDS encoding NAD-glutamate dehydrogenase domain-containing protein: MTALAEAKNKEVDKTICEALEGALSRGALPGESEGFDAAALTAAAAFLGRAANGRKPGQAAIMVETLGEGANGRFMRLAIVNDDMPFLVDSIANALAAADITIHRLFHPVLSVTRDGDGALSAILDDDTPGARRESMIYVETDRADAKARRALEKALQETLADVRAAVADWPKMQAAMGADADAVPDEEGAALLRWFLARHFTQTGHEIIQRDGSSSAPLGICTRHDKPLIAPASLEAAFTWFEEGKRTPLIIKSSRISRVHRLVLLDLVIVPLREGKEVKALSIHAGMWTSTGLSATPDKVPLLRSALSTLMDKFGFDPLGHAGKTLAHALTALPHDITIGFDRETLERLALTFMSLTDRPRPKLALATSALARHLYAFVWLPRDELSTARRVAVQDMLAQAANGPVLSWSIALEEGGLALLRITLDLREGGVVPDDAALDRQLKQMVRGWVPAVEEALAETEEGGRAAALAQRFAPGFPLAYRNGAGPVEAAIDIRLLHGLSGDGDKSIRIYRNAEDSSERLRLKLYSSHTVALSEVVPVFENFGFRVIEEMTTAIDGGALGHVQRFVLELPAGGDAQAVIARADVVTEAIAQVLEGRAENDRFNELIVTAGLSPRSVVLFRALYRYLRQTGMAYGMATFAETLRKAQGVTANLISLFEALHNPATQDGAATRIAHAQEEIDAGLEQVTAIDEDRVLRLLRAVITATLRTNFYAPAAQEALAFKLNSAQVPGLPAPLPWREIWVYSPRVEGIHLRAGPVARGGLRWSDRRDDFRTEILGLMKAQRVKNAVIVPTGAKGGFYPKQLPSPQVDRDAWLAEGTESYRIFIRSLLSITDNIVKNKVKHPAQVVIHDGDDPYFVVAADKGTATFSDVANAIALERDFWLGDAFASGGSNGYDHKAMGITAKGAWISVQRHFAEMGVDVQSEPVSVVGCGDMSGDVFGNGMLLSKAIKLVAAFDHRHIFFDPTPDPAKSWEERNRLFALPRSSWDDYDKALISKGGGVFPRSLKRIALTPEMQAVLDVTDKEMEPAALISAILKAPADLLWFGGIGTYVKAAAQSHGDVGDPANDRLRVNAEQLRVKVVGEGANLGTTQAGRIAFSLHGGRINTDFIDNSAGVDCSDNEVNIKIALNKEMIEGRLPFEKRNALLESMTDAVGEIVLEDNRLQALGLSIAEAGGAADLASYVRLIETFEETGRLDRQVEGLAANDQLLRRGQDGQGLTRPELAVLLSTAKLALQDAIEHGDLASDAGMTGELMAAFPTAMQKKEADAIAAHALRKEIIATKVANRIVNRLGLIHPFELAEEEGCSMADLASAFLIAERLYDIGTLWADIDAADMSEGARLALFSDIAGGMRAQIADILRALPAGTLPSEGYDRLSKGVGTLAAQVDDLLTSEAQRRTNAVTDRLLGLGSPETLAMRTAGLFKLDGAVGIAALAARMGVEEVALTRAFTHLGEAVGIDWVQSAAARMEPTDPWERLLISGVARDMQQVRLDFLAHGKGKDIATYVENWLEAKAARVRQFRTLVQRAKAAATPNVAMLAEIAGQARGLLGR; this comes from the coding sequence ATGACGGCGCTGGCGGAAGCGAAGAACAAGGAAGTCGACAAGACCATTTGTGAGGCGCTGGAAGGCGCGCTCAGCCGGGGTGCCCTGCCCGGCGAAAGCGAAGGATTTGACGCGGCTGCGCTGACCGCCGCCGCCGCTTTCCTGGGACGCGCCGCCAACGGGCGCAAGCCGGGCCAGGCGGCGATCATGGTCGAAACGCTGGGCGAAGGCGCCAATGGCCGCTTCATGCGCCTGGCCATCGTCAATGACGACATGCCGTTCCTGGTCGATTCGATCGCCAATGCGCTGGCCGCCGCCGACATCACCATCCACCGTCTGTTCCATCCCGTGCTGTCGGTGACGCGCGATGGGGACGGCGCGCTGTCCGCCATATTGGATGACGACACGCCCGGCGCGCGGCGCGAATCGATGATCTACGTCGAAACCGACCGCGCCGACGCAAAGGCGCGCCGCGCGCTGGAAAAGGCGTTGCAGGAAACGCTGGCCGACGTGCGCGCCGCCGTGGCGGACTGGCCCAAGATGCAAGCGGCCATGGGTGCCGACGCCGACGCCGTGCCCGACGAGGAAGGCGCGGCGCTGCTGCGCTGGTTCCTGGCGCGGCACTTTACCCAGACCGGGCATGAGATTATCCAGCGCGACGGCAGCAGCAGCGCACCGCTCGGCATCTGCACCCGCCATGACAAGCCGCTGATCGCGCCCGCCTCGCTGGAGGCTGCCTTTACCTGGTTCGAGGAAGGCAAGCGCACCCCGCTCATCATCAAGTCCAGCCGCATTTCGCGCGTTCATCGCCTGGTGCTGCTCGACCTCGTCATCGTGCCGCTGCGCGAGGGCAAGGAGGTCAAGGCGCTGTCGATCCACGCCGGCATGTGGACCAGCACGGGCCTGTCGGCGACCCCGGACAAGGTGCCGCTGCTCCGCTCGGCGCTCTCGACGCTGATGGACAAATTCGGCTTCGATCCGCTGGGCCATGCCGGCAAGACGCTAGCCCATGCGCTGACCGCCCTGCCGCACGACATCACCATCGGCTTCGACCGCGAAACGCTGGAGCGGCTGGCGCTGACCTTCATGTCGCTGACCGACCGGCCACGCCCCAAGCTGGCGCTGGCCACCAGCGCGCTGGCGCGCCATCTCTACGCCTTCGTCTGGCTGCCGCGCGACGAACTGTCGACCGCCCGCCGCGTCGCGGTGCAGGATATGCTGGCGCAGGCGGCGAACGGTCCGGTGCTCAGCTGGTCGATCGCGCTGGAAGAAGGCGGCCTGGCGCTGCTGCGCATCACGCTCGACCTGCGCGAAGGCGGCGTGGTGCCCGATGACGCCGCGCTCGACCGCCAGCTCAAGCAGATGGTGCGCGGCTGGGTGCCCGCTGTCGAGGAGGCGCTCGCCGAAACCGAGGAAGGTGGCCGCGCCGCCGCGCTGGCGCAGCGTTTCGCCCCCGGCTTCCCGCTCGCCTATCGCAACGGCGCTGGCCCGGTCGAGGCCGCGATCGACATCCGCCTGCTGCACGGCCTGTCCGGCGACGGTGACAAGTCGATCCGCATCTACCGCAATGCCGAAGACAGCAGCGAGCGGCTCCGGCTCAAACTCTACAGCAGCCATACGGTCGCCTTGTCCGAAGTGGTGCCGGTGTTCGAGAATTTCGGTTTCCGCGTGATCGAGGAAATGACCACCGCCATCGATGGCGGTGCGCTGGGCCATGTCCAGCGTTTCGTGCTGGAACTGCCGGCCGGCGGCGATGCGCAGGCGGTCATCGCCCGCGCTGACGTCGTCACCGAAGCCATCGCCCAGGTGCTCGAAGGGCGTGCCGAAAACGACCGGTTCAACGAACTGATCGTCACGGCCGGCCTGTCGCCACGCTCAGTCGTGCTGTTCCGTGCGCTCTACCGCTATCTGCGTCAGACCGGCATGGCCTATGGCATGGCGACCTTCGCCGAAACGCTGCGCAAGGCGCAGGGAGTCACCGCCAACCTCATCAGCCTGTTCGAAGCGCTGCATAATCCGGCGACGCAGGATGGCGCCGCGACACGCATCGCCCATGCCCAGGAGGAAATCGACGCGGGCTTGGAGCAGGTCACCGCAATCGACGAGGATCGCGTGCTGCGCCTGCTGCGCGCCGTCATCACCGCCACCCTGCGCACCAATTTCTACGCCCCCGCTGCGCAGGAAGCGCTGGCGTTCAAGCTCAACAGCGCACAAGTGCCCGGTCTGCCCGCGCCGCTGCCCTGGCGCGAAATCTGGGTCTATTCCCCCCGTGTGGAGGGCATCCACTTGCGCGCTGGCCCGGTCGCCCGCGGCGGGCTGCGCTGGTCCGACCGGCGCGACGATTTCCGCACCGAAATATTGGGCTTGATGAAGGCGCAGCGGGTCAAGAATGCCGTGATCGTGCCGACCGGCGCTAAGGGCGGCTTCTATCCCAAGCAATTGCCCAGCCCCCAGGTCGATCGGGACGCCTGGCTGGCGGAAGGCACCGAAAGCTACCGCATCTTCATCCGGTCCCTGCTGTCGATCACCGACAATATCGTGAAAAACAAGGTGAAGCACCCGGCGCAGGTCGTCATTCATGACGGCGACGATCCCTATTTCGTCGTCGCCGCCGACAAGGGCACGGCCACCTTCTCCGACGTCGCTAACGCGATCGCGCTGGAGCGCGACTTCTGGCTGGGCGACGCCTTCGCCAGCGGCGGCTCCAACGGCTACGATCACAAAGCGATGGGCATCACCGCCAAGGGCGCCTGGATTTCGGTCCAGCGCCACTTCGCGGAAATGGGCGTGGACGTGCAGAGCGAACCGGTCAGCGTCGTGGGCTGCGGCGACATGTCGGGCGACGTGTTCGGCAACGGCATGTTACTCAGCAAGGCGATTAAGCTGGTCGCCGCGTTCGACCATCGCCACATCTTCTTCGATCCCACGCCCGATCCGGCCAAGAGCTGGGAAGAGCGCAATCGCCTGTTCGCCCTGCCCCGCTCCAGCTGGGACGATTATGACAAGGCGCTCATTTCGAAGGGCGGCGGCGTTTTCCCGCGCAGCCTCAAGCGAATCGCGCTGACGCCGGAAATGCAGGCCGTGCTCGACGTCACGGACAAGGAAATGGAACCGGCTGCGCTGATCTCCGCGATCCTCAAGGCGCCGGCCGACCTGCTCTGGTTCGGCGGCATTGGCACCTATGTGAAGGCTGCGGCGCAAAGCCACGGGGACGTCGGCGATCCCGCCAACGACCGCCTGCGCGTCAACGCCGAACAGTTGCGCGTCAAGGTCGTAGGCGAAGGCGCTAACCTCGGCACCACCCAGGCCGGCCGCATCGCCTTCTCGCTCCATGGCGGCCGGATCAACACCGACTTCATCGACAACAGTGCGGGCGTCGATTGTTCGGACAATGAAGTGAACATCAAGATCGCGCTCAACAAGGAGATGATCGAAGGTCGCCTGCCCTTCGAAAAACGCAACGCCTTGCTCGAAAGCATGACCGATGCCGTTGGCGAGATCGTACTGGAGGATAACCGCCTCCAAGCGCTCGGCCTCTCCATTGCCGAAGCGGGGGGCGCAGCCGACCTCGCGTCCTATGTCCGCCTGATCGAGACGTTCGAGGAAACCGGCCGGCTCGACCGCCAGGTCGAAGGGCTGGCCGCCAACGACCAACTGCTACGTCGCGGCCAGGACGGGCAGGGGCTGACTAGGCCCGAACTGGCCGTGCTGCTCTCGACCGCCAAGCTGGCGCTTCAGGATGCGATCGAACATGGCGACCTCGCCAGCGACGCGGGCATGACCGGCGAACTGATGGCCGCCTTCCCCACTGCGATGCAGAAAAAGGAAGCCGACGCCATCGCCGCCCATGCGCTGCGCAAGGAGATCATCGCCACCAAGGTCGCCAACCGCATCGTCAACCGCCTCGGCCTCATCCATCCGTTCGAACTGGCGGAGGAGGAAGGCTGTTCGATGGCAGACCTCGCCAGCGCCTTCCTGATCGCCGAACGGCTCTATGACATCGGCACACTCTGGGCGGATATCGATGCGGCGGACATGTCGGAAGGCGCTCGCCTCGCCCTTTTCAGCGACATCGCCGGCGGCATGCGCGCGCAGATCGCCGACATATTGCGCGCCCTGCCGGCCGGCACGCTGCCCAGCGAAGGCTATGACCGCCTGTCCAAGGGCGTCGGCACGCTGGCCGCCCAGGTCGATGATCTGCTGACCAGCGAGGCGCAGCGCCGCACCAATGCGGTCACCGACCGGCTGCTCGGCCTTGGCTCGCCCGAAACGCTGGCGATGCGCACGGCCGGGCTGTTCAAGCTGGATGGCGCAGTCGGCATCGCCGCGCTCGCCGCGCGCATGGGCGTGGAGGAAGTCGCGCTCACCCGCGCTTTCACCCATCTGGGCGAAGCGGTCGGCATCGATTGGGTCCAGTCTGCCGCCGCGCGCATGGAGCCGACCGATCCGTGGGAACGGCTGCTCATTTCCGGCGTTGCCCGCGACATGCAGCAGGTGCGGCTCGATTTCCTGGCCCATGGAAAGGGCAAGGATATCGCCACCTATGTCGAGAATTGGCTGGAGGCAAAGGCAGCCCGCGTCCGCCAGTTCCGCACGCTGGTCCAGCGCGCGAAGGCCGCCGCTACTCCCAATGTCGCGATGCTCGCTGAAATCGCAGGCCAGGCGCGCGGTCTGCTGGGACGCTGA